In the Pirellulales bacterium genome, one interval contains:
- a CDS encoding phospholipase D-like domain-containing protein, with protein sequence MSGENFFVTNSASGDRYLHSLRKLLSGAHAADFAVSYVKLGGWNLVQTELKRAGISTATTRVLATSQLGVTQPQAVEAIRDSGVLIRNYVGGKVFHAKAIIAYDGTGKPVGAIVGSANLSESALNRAVECGIRTTDPSVLDDLRTWFESLISDKRQTREFSDVDLEFLEQTWRTSSALRLRQAFETPIAAVRSGVIEVDPESLEDLFVTVAIPIATLNIDHAGNNIRNLHHLREVLREFPRLSANPRLAAKQRSDLRLLGLLARDNNLTALGREAKNRFRSEARLASLWCKWVARTPDAALDAINPRIRAFKRAADRFWTLREEVQRFFFDNLTKPSERLTLQCIELVCSGSAVVSALEIEDLRRLATVIHGPELPTPLRHAVDDYFENKGRRSWRDDDRRIVLEAWKEIAR encoded by the coding sequence GTGTCTGGCGAGAACTTCTTCGTGACAAACTCTGCGAGCGGGGATCGATACCTCCACTCGCTTCGGAAACTGTTGTCGGGGGCGCATGCCGCAGATTTCGCAGTCAGCTATGTGAAGCTCGGCGGGTGGAATCTGGTGCAGACGGAACTCAAGAGAGCTGGGATAAGCACAGCCACCACGAGGGTGCTTGCGACGAGTCAGTTGGGCGTTACCCAGCCGCAAGCCGTTGAAGCTATACGAGACTCCGGCGTGCTGATTCGAAACTACGTTGGCGGGAAAGTATTTCACGCCAAAGCGATCATTGCTTACGATGGCACAGGTAAGCCGGTAGGAGCGATTGTGGGCAGCGCGAATCTGAGCGAATCGGCCTTGAATCGCGCCGTGGAGTGTGGCATACGAACAACGGATCCGAGCGTGCTGGACGACCTACGAACATGGTTTGAGTCGCTTATCTCCGATAAGCGACAGACCCGAGAGTTCTCGGATGTCGACTTAGAATTCCTTGAACAGACTTGGAGGACGTCGTCGGCCCTCCGACTGCGTCAGGCATTTGAAACTCCGATCGCAGCTGTGCGAAGCGGCGTTATCGAGGTGGATCCCGAGTCGCTCGAAGATCTGTTCGTCACCGTCGCGATTCCCATCGCGACCCTAAACATCGATCATGCTGGGAACAACATTCGCAACCTTCATCACCTGCGAGAAGTCCTTCGCGAGTTTCCTCGCTTGTCAGCTAATCCTCGTCTGGCGGCGAAGCAGCGGAGTGACCTTCGCCTTCTCGGGTTGCTGGCCCGCGATAACAATCTAACGGCACTTGGACGCGAGGCAAAGAACCGATTTCGAAGCGAGGCGCGGCTCGCGAGCCTTTGGTGCAAGTGGGTGGCCCGCACTCCCGATGCGGCTTTGGACGCGATTAATCCACGCATTCGTGCTTTTAAGCGCGCGGCTGATCGGTTCTGGACGCTGCGGGAAGAAGTCCAACGATTCTTTTTTGATAATCTTACGAAACCATCGGAGCGTCTGACGCTGCAATGTATCGAACTGGTGTGCAGCGGCAGCGCTGTCGTCAGTGCGCTCGAAATTGAAGACTTGCGCCGGCTCGCGACAGTTATCCACGGGCCTGAGTTACCAACTCCGCTACGTCATGCCGTGGACGACTACTTTGAGAATAAGGGCCGGCGATCTTGGCGCGACGATGACCGGAGAATCGTGCTTGAGGCGTGGAAAGAAATAGCTCGTTAG